The Hyphomicrobium sp. MC1 genome window below encodes:
- a CDS encoding c-type cytochrome has protein sequence MALIKQRAVVSYIVAACAIVQTASYAQAADLAAGRKRAEVCMACHGENGISQIPGIPSLAGQDNDYIVSALKAYRGGTERTNPTMAEMAKPLSDADIDNLAAFWHSLASPLAQK, from the coding sequence ATGGCGTTGATCAAACAGCGCGCCGTAGTCAGCTATATCGTGGCTGCATGCGCGATCGTTCAAACGGCTTCATACGCACAGGCTGCCGATCTGGCCGCCGGCCGAAAGCGGGCTGAAGTCTGCATGGCGTGTCATGGTGAAAATGGCATCAGCCAGATCCCGGGCATTCCAAGTCTCGCCGGACAGGACAACGACTATATCGTCTCGGCGCTAAAGGCGTATCGAGGCGGCACAGAGCGCACCAATCCGACGATGGCGGAAATGGCAAAGCCTCTGAGCGATGCCGATATCGATAACCTTGCCGCGTTCTGGCATTCGCTCGCCTCGCCGTTGGCGCAGAAATAG